The following proteins are encoded in a genomic region of Vulpes vulpes isolate BD-2025 chromosome X, VulVul3, whole genome shotgun sequence:
- the ACOT9 gene encoding acyl-coenzyme A thioesterase 9, mitochondrial isoform X6, with the protein MKEKDTRWTHELHKRMVNMLCALNRELLIPGRGLTQGSQNPEKQRVFHMHEVRDKLREIVGVSTNWRDHMKAMEERKLLQSFLAKSQEGLPPRTMKDSYIEVLLPLGSQPELREKYLTVQNTIRFGRILEDLDSLGVLICYMHTRVHAAKMSPLSIVTALVDKIDMCKTSLSPEQDIKFSGHVSWVGKTSMEVKMQMFQLHGNEFCPVLDATFVMVARDSENKGPAFVNPLIPESPEEEELFRQGELNKGRRVTFSATSLLKMAPSAEERTTIHEMFLNTLDPKTVSFRSRILPPNAVWMENSKLKSLEVCHPQERNIFNRIFGGFLMRKAYELGWATACNFGGSRPFVVAVDDIMFQKPVEVGSLLFLSSQVCFTKDNYIQVRVHSEVASLESKEHMTTNVFHFTFMSEKEVPLVFPRTYGESMLYLDGKRHFNSMSVPVKLRKDCSEAP; encoded by the exons GCTTTGTGCCTTGAACAGGGAGCTGCTTATTCCTGGCAGAGGACTGACTCAAGGATCCCAGaatccagagaaacagagagtcTTCCATATGCATGAAG ttcgtGATAAGTTGCGGGAGATAGTAGGAGTATCCACAAACTGGAG AGACCATATGAAAGcaatggaggaaagaaaattacttcAGAGTTTTTTGGCTAAGTCGCAGGAAGGACTACCACCCAGGACAATGAAAGACAGTTATATTGAGGTTCTCTTGCCTTTGGGTAGTCAGCCTGAATTACGAGAGAAGTATTTGACTGTTCAAAACACCATAAG aTTTGGCAGGATTCTTGAGGACCTTGACAGCTTAGGAG TTCTTATTTGCTACATGCACACCAGAGTTCATGCAGCTAAGATGTCTCCTTTGTCAATAGTTACAGCCCTGGTGGACAAGATTG ATATGTGTAAGACGAGCTTAAGCCCAGAACAGGACATTAAGTTCAGTGGCCATGTTAGCTGGGTTGGGAAGACATCCATGGAAGTGAAGATGCAAATGTTTCAG TTACATGGCAATGAATTTTGTCCTGTTTTGGATGCAACATTTGTAATGGTGGCTCGTGATTCTGAAAATAAAGG gcCGGCATTTGTAAATCCACTCATCCCTGAAAGCCCAGAGGAAGAAGAGCTCTTTAGACAAGGAGAAt TGAACAAGGGGAGAAGGGTGACCTTCAGTGCCACGTCATTACTGAAAATGGCTCCCAGTGCTGAGGAGAGGACTACCATACATGAGATGTTTCTAAACACGCTGGATCCGAA GACCGTAAGTTTTCGAAGTCGAATTTTGCCCCCTAATGCAGTGTGGATGGAGAATTCAAAACTGAAGAGCTTGGAAGTGTGCCACCCTCAG GAGCGCAACATTTTTAATCGTATCTTTGGTGGTTTCCTTATGAGGAAAGCATATGAACTTGGATGGGCTACTGCTTGTAACTTTGG TGGCTCCCGACCGTTTGTTGTAGCCGTGGATGATATCATGTTTCAGAAGCCTGTAGAGGTTGGATCATTGCTGTTCCTTTCTTCACAG GTTTGCTTTACTAAGGACAATTACATTCAAGTCAGAGTACATAGTGAAGTGGCCTCTCTTGAGAGTAAAGAGCATATGACCACCAATGTCTTTCATTTCACATTCATGTCGGAAAAAGAAGTGCCCTTGGTTTTCCCTAGAACATATGGAG aGTCCATGTTGTATTTAGATGGGAAGCGGCATTTCAATTCCATGAGCGTACCGGTTAAGCTGAGAAAGGACTGCTCTGAGGCGCCCTAG
- the ACOT9 gene encoding acyl-coenzyme A thioesterase 9, mitochondrial isoform X7, with protein MNYTKEWLCALNRELLIPGRGLTQGSQNPEKQRVFHMHEACSPIHVNHGVCVRDKLREIVGVSTNWRDHMKAMEERKLLQSFLAKSQEGLPPRTMKDSYIEVLLPLGSQPELREKYLTVQNTIRFGRILEDLDSLGVLICYMHTRVHAAKMSPLSIVTALVDKIDMCKTSLSPEQDIKFSGHVSWVGKTSMEVKMQMFQLHGNEFCPVLDATFVMVARDSENKGPAFVNPLIPESPEEEELFRQGELNKGRRVTFSATSLLKMAPSAEERTTIHEMFLNTLDPKTVSFRSRILPPNAVWMENSKLKSLEVCHPQERNIFNRIFGGFLMRKAYELGWATACNFGGSRPFVVAVDDIMFQKPVEVGSLLFLSSQVCFTKDNYIQVRVHSEVASLESKEHMTTNVFHFTFMSEKEVPLVFPRTYGESMLYLDGKRHFNSMSVPVKLRKDCSEAP; from the exons GCTTTGTGCCTTGAACAGGGAGCTGCTTATTCCTGGCAGAGGACTGACTCAAGGATCCCAGaatccagagaaacagagagtcTTCCATATGCATGAAG CATGTTCACCTATACATGTGAATCACGGTGTGTGTG ttcgtGATAAGTTGCGGGAGATAGTAGGAGTATCCACAAACTGGAG AGACCATATGAAAGcaatggaggaaagaaaattacttcAGAGTTTTTTGGCTAAGTCGCAGGAAGGACTACCACCCAGGACAATGAAAGACAGTTATATTGAGGTTCTCTTGCCTTTGGGTAGTCAGCCTGAATTACGAGAGAAGTATTTGACTGTTCAAAACACCATAAG aTTTGGCAGGATTCTTGAGGACCTTGACAGCTTAGGAG TTCTTATTTGCTACATGCACACCAGAGTTCATGCAGCTAAGATGTCTCCTTTGTCAATAGTTACAGCCCTGGTGGACAAGATTG ATATGTGTAAGACGAGCTTAAGCCCAGAACAGGACATTAAGTTCAGTGGCCATGTTAGCTGGGTTGGGAAGACATCCATGGAAGTGAAGATGCAAATGTTTCAG TTACATGGCAATGAATTTTGTCCTGTTTTGGATGCAACATTTGTAATGGTGGCTCGTGATTCTGAAAATAAAGG gcCGGCATTTGTAAATCCACTCATCCCTGAAAGCCCAGAGGAAGAAGAGCTCTTTAGACAAGGAGAAt TGAACAAGGGGAGAAGGGTGACCTTCAGTGCCACGTCATTACTGAAAATGGCTCCCAGTGCTGAGGAGAGGACTACCATACATGAGATGTTTCTAAACACGCTGGATCCGAA GACCGTAAGTTTTCGAAGTCGAATTTTGCCCCCTAATGCAGTGTGGATGGAGAATTCAAAACTGAAGAGCTTGGAAGTGTGCCACCCTCAG GAGCGCAACATTTTTAATCGTATCTTTGGTGGTTTCCTTATGAGGAAAGCATATGAACTTGGATGGGCTACTGCTTGTAACTTTGG TGGCTCCCGACCGTTTGTTGTAGCCGTGGATGATATCATGTTTCAGAAGCCTGTAGAGGTTGGATCATTGCTGTTCCTTTCTTCACAG GTTTGCTTTACTAAGGACAATTACATTCAAGTCAGAGTACATAGTGAAGTGGCCTCTCTTGAGAGTAAAGAGCATATGACCACCAATGTCTTTCATTTCACATTCATGTCGGAAAAAGAAGTGCCCTTGGTTTTCCCTAGAACATATGGAG aGTCCATGTTGTATTTAGATGGGAAGCGGCATTTCAATTCCATGAGCGTACCGGTTAAGCTGAGAAAGGACTGCTCTGAGGCGCCCTAG
- the ACOT9 gene encoding acyl-coenzyme A thioesterase 9, mitochondrial isoform X2, whose protein sequence is MGAAAGAACHPRRPRAPTPSSEAPPPGGRSARVRSWGAGLVPRLRSRSPALGSLDFPPPPRPARVARVSDRARSRLWSAMRRLALRLCALNRELLIPGRGLTQGSQNPEKQRVFHMHEACSPIHVNHVRDKLREIVGVSTNWRDHMKAMEERKLLQSFLAKSQEGLPPRTMKDSYIEVLLPLGSQPELREKYLTVQNTIRFGRILEDLDSLGVLICYMHTRVHAAKMSPLSIVTALVDKIDMCKTSLSPEQDIKFSGHVSWVGKTSMEVKMQMFQLHGNEFCPVLDATFVMVARDSENKGPAFVNPLIPESPEEEELFRQGELNKGRRVTFSATSLLKMAPSAEERTTIHEMFLNTLDPKTVSFRSRILPPNAVWMENSKLKSLEVCHPQERNIFNRIFGGFLMRKAYELGWATACNFGGSRPFVVAVDDIMFQKPVEVGSLLFLSSQVCFTKDNYIQVRVHSEVASLESKEHMTTNVFHFTFMSEKEVPLVFPRTYGESMLYLDGKRHFNSMSVPVKLRKDCSEAP, encoded by the exons ATGGGAGCGGCTGCAGGCGCCGCGTGCCACCCCCGGCGGCCGCGAGCCCCCACCCCGAGCAGCGAGGCTCCGCCCCCGGGCGGCCGCTCTGCGAGGGTGCGGTCGTGGGGAGCAGGTCTGGTCCCGCGCTTGCGCTCGCGCTCTCCGGCTCTCGGTTCCCTCgacttccccccgcccccccggccggCTCGCGTGGCCCGGGTCTCGGATCGCGCGCGCTCGCGGCTGTGGAGCGCCATGAGGCGGCTGGCGCTGCG GCTTTGTGCCTTGAACAGGGAGCTGCTTATTCCTGGCAGAGGACTGACTCAAGGATCCCAGaatccagagaaacagagagtcTTCCATATGCATGAAG CATGTTCACCTATACATGTGAATCACG ttcgtGATAAGTTGCGGGAGATAGTAGGAGTATCCACAAACTGGAG AGACCATATGAAAGcaatggaggaaagaaaattacttcAGAGTTTTTTGGCTAAGTCGCAGGAAGGACTACCACCCAGGACAATGAAAGACAGTTATATTGAGGTTCTCTTGCCTTTGGGTAGTCAGCCTGAATTACGAGAGAAGTATTTGACTGTTCAAAACACCATAAG aTTTGGCAGGATTCTTGAGGACCTTGACAGCTTAGGAG TTCTTATTTGCTACATGCACACCAGAGTTCATGCAGCTAAGATGTCTCCTTTGTCAATAGTTACAGCCCTGGTGGACAAGATTG ATATGTGTAAGACGAGCTTAAGCCCAGAACAGGACATTAAGTTCAGTGGCCATGTTAGCTGGGTTGGGAAGACATCCATGGAAGTGAAGATGCAAATGTTTCAG TTACATGGCAATGAATTTTGTCCTGTTTTGGATGCAACATTTGTAATGGTGGCTCGTGATTCTGAAAATAAAGG gcCGGCATTTGTAAATCCACTCATCCCTGAAAGCCCAGAGGAAGAAGAGCTCTTTAGACAAGGAGAAt TGAACAAGGGGAGAAGGGTGACCTTCAGTGCCACGTCATTACTGAAAATGGCTCCCAGTGCTGAGGAGAGGACTACCATACATGAGATGTTTCTAAACACGCTGGATCCGAA GACCGTAAGTTTTCGAAGTCGAATTTTGCCCCCTAATGCAGTGTGGATGGAGAATTCAAAACTGAAGAGCTTGGAAGTGTGCCACCCTCAG GAGCGCAACATTTTTAATCGTATCTTTGGTGGTTTCCTTATGAGGAAAGCATATGAACTTGGATGGGCTACTGCTTGTAACTTTGG TGGCTCCCGACCGTTTGTTGTAGCCGTGGATGATATCATGTTTCAGAAGCCTGTAGAGGTTGGATCATTGCTGTTCCTTTCTTCACAG GTTTGCTTTACTAAGGACAATTACATTCAAGTCAGAGTACATAGTGAAGTGGCCTCTCTTGAGAGTAAAGAGCATATGACCACCAATGTCTTTCATTTCACATTCATGTCGGAAAAAGAAGTGCCCTTGGTTTTCCCTAGAACATATGGAG aGTCCATGTTGTATTTAGATGGGAAGCGGCATTTCAATTCCATGAGCGTACCGGTTAAGCTGAGAAAGGACTGCTCTGAGGCGCCCTAG
- the ACOT9 gene encoding acyl-coenzyme A thioesterase 9, mitochondrial isoform X8: protein MNYTKEWLCALNRELLIPGRGLTQGSQNPEKQRVFHMHEVRDKLREIVGVSTNWRDHMKAMEERKLLQSFLAKSQEGLPPRTMKDSYIEVLLPLGSQPELREKYLTVQNTIRFGRILEDLDSLGVLICYMHTRVHAAKMSPLSIVTALVDKIDMCKTSLSPEQDIKFSGHVSWVGKTSMEVKMQMFQLHGNEFCPVLDATFVMVARDSENKGPAFVNPLIPESPEEEELFRQGELNKGRRVTFSATSLLKMAPSAEERTTIHEMFLNTLDPKTVSFRSRILPPNAVWMENSKLKSLEVCHPQERNIFNRIFGGFLMRKAYELGWATACNFGGSRPFVVAVDDIMFQKPVEVGSLLFLSSQVCFTKDNYIQVRVHSEVASLESKEHMTTNVFHFTFMSEKEVPLVFPRTYGESMLYLDGKRHFNSMSVPVKLRKDCSEAP from the exons GCTTTGTGCCTTGAACAGGGAGCTGCTTATTCCTGGCAGAGGACTGACTCAAGGATCCCAGaatccagagaaacagagagtcTTCCATATGCATGAAG ttcgtGATAAGTTGCGGGAGATAGTAGGAGTATCCACAAACTGGAG AGACCATATGAAAGcaatggaggaaagaaaattacttcAGAGTTTTTTGGCTAAGTCGCAGGAAGGACTACCACCCAGGACAATGAAAGACAGTTATATTGAGGTTCTCTTGCCTTTGGGTAGTCAGCCTGAATTACGAGAGAAGTATTTGACTGTTCAAAACACCATAAG aTTTGGCAGGATTCTTGAGGACCTTGACAGCTTAGGAG TTCTTATTTGCTACATGCACACCAGAGTTCATGCAGCTAAGATGTCTCCTTTGTCAATAGTTACAGCCCTGGTGGACAAGATTG ATATGTGTAAGACGAGCTTAAGCCCAGAACAGGACATTAAGTTCAGTGGCCATGTTAGCTGGGTTGGGAAGACATCCATGGAAGTGAAGATGCAAATGTTTCAG TTACATGGCAATGAATTTTGTCCTGTTTTGGATGCAACATTTGTAATGGTGGCTCGTGATTCTGAAAATAAAGG gcCGGCATTTGTAAATCCACTCATCCCTGAAAGCCCAGAGGAAGAAGAGCTCTTTAGACAAGGAGAAt TGAACAAGGGGAGAAGGGTGACCTTCAGTGCCACGTCATTACTGAAAATGGCTCCCAGTGCTGAGGAGAGGACTACCATACATGAGATGTTTCTAAACACGCTGGATCCGAA GACCGTAAGTTTTCGAAGTCGAATTTTGCCCCCTAATGCAGTGTGGATGGAGAATTCAAAACTGAAGAGCTTGGAAGTGTGCCACCCTCAG GAGCGCAACATTTTTAATCGTATCTTTGGTGGTTTCCTTATGAGGAAAGCATATGAACTTGGATGGGCTACTGCTTGTAACTTTGG TGGCTCCCGACCGTTTGTTGTAGCCGTGGATGATATCATGTTTCAGAAGCCTGTAGAGGTTGGATCATTGCTGTTCCTTTCTTCACAG GTTTGCTTTACTAAGGACAATTACATTCAAGTCAGAGTACATAGTGAAGTGGCCTCTCTTGAGAGTAAAGAGCATATGACCACCAATGTCTTTCATTTCACATTCATGTCGGAAAAAGAAGTGCCCTTGGTTTTCCCTAGAACATATGGAG aGTCCATGTTGTATTTAGATGGGAAGCGGCATTTCAATTCCATGAGCGTACCGGTTAAGCTGAGAAAGGACTGCTCTGAGGCGCCCTAG
- the ACOT9 gene encoding acyl-coenzyme A thioesterase 9, mitochondrial isoform X5, with protein MKEKDTRWTHELHKRMVNMLCALNRELLIPGRGLTQGSQNPEKQRVFHMHEACSPIHVNHVRDKLREIVGVSTNWRDHMKAMEERKLLQSFLAKSQEGLPPRTMKDSYIEVLLPLGSQPELREKYLTVQNTIRFGRILEDLDSLGVLICYMHTRVHAAKMSPLSIVTALVDKIDMCKTSLSPEQDIKFSGHVSWVGKTSMEVKMQMFQLHGNEFCPVLDATFVMVARDSENKGPAFVNPLIPESPEEEELFRQGELNKGRRVTFSATSLLKMAPSAEERTTIHEMFLNTLDPKTVSFRSRILPPNAVWMENSKLKSLEVCHPQERNIFNRIFGGFLMRKAYELGWATACNFGGSRPFVVAVDDIMFQKPVEVGSLLFLSSQVCFTKDNYIQVRVHSEVASLESKEHMTTNVFHFTFMSEKEVPLVFPRTYGESMLYLDGKRHFNSMSVPVKLRKDCSEAP; from the exons GCTTTGTGCCTTGAACAGGGAGCTGCTTATTCCTGGCAGAGGACTGACTCAAGGATCCCAGaatccagagaaacagagagtcTTCCATATGCATGAAG CATGTTCACCTATACATGTGAATCACG ttcgtGATAAGTTGCGGGAGATAGTAGGAGTATCCACAAACTGGAG AGACCATATGAAAGcaatggaggaaagaaaattacttcAGAGTTTTTTGGCTAAGTCGCAGGAAGGACTACCACCCAGGACAATGAAAGACAGTTATATTGAGGTTCTCTTGCCTTTGGGTAGTCAGCCTGAATTACGAGAGAAGTATTTGACTGTTCAAAACACCATAAG aTTTGGCAGGATTCTTGAGGACCTTGACAGCTTAGGAG TTCTTATTTGCTACATGCACACCAGAGTTCATGCAGCTAAGATGTCTCCTTTGTCAATAGTTACAGCCCTGGTGGACAAGATTG ATATGTGTAAGACGAGCTTAAGCCCAGAACAGGACATTAAGTTCAGTGGCCATGTTAGCTGGGTTGGGAAGACATCCATGGAAGTGAAGATGCAAATGTTTCAG TTACATGGCAATGAATTTTGTCCTGTTTTGGATGCAACATTTGTAATGGTGGCTCGTGATTCTGAAAATAAAGG gcCGGCATTTGTAAATCCACTCATCCCTGAAAGCCCAGAGGAAGAAGAGCTCTTTAGACAAGGAGAAt TGAACAAGGGGAGAAGGGTGACCTTCAGTGCCACGTCATTACTGAAAATGGCTCCCAGTGCTGAGGAGAGGACTACCATACATGAGATGTTTCTAAACACGCTGGATCCGAA GACCGTAAGTTTTCGAAGTCGAATTTTGCCCCCTAATGCAGTGTGGATGGAGAATTCAAAACTGAAGAGCTTGGAAGTGTGCCACCCTCAG GAGCGCAACATTTTTAATCGTATCTTTGGTGGTTTCCTTATGAGGAAAGCATATGAACTTGGATGGGCTACTGCTTGTAACTTTGG TGGCTCCCGACCGTTTGTTGTAGCCGTGGATGATATCATGTTTCAGAAGCCTGTAGAGGTTGGATCATTGCTGTTCCTTTCTTCACAG GTTTGCTTTACTAAGGACAATTACATTCAAGTCAGAGTACATAGTGAAGTGGCCTCTCTTGAGAGTAAAGAGCATATGACCACCAATGTCTTTCATTTCACATTCATGTCGGAAAAAGAAGTGCCCTTGGTTTTCCCTAGAACATATGGAG aGTCCATGTTGTATTTAGATGGGAAGCGGCATTTCAATTCCATGAGCGTACCGGTTAAGCTGAGAAAGGACTGCTCTGAGGCGCCCTAG
- the ACOT9 gene encoding acyl-coenzyme A thioesterase 9, mitochondrial isoform X4, with product MKEKDTRWTHELHKRMVNMLCALNRELLIPGRGLTQGSQNPEKQRVFHMHEACSPIHVNHGVCVRDKLREIVGVSTNWRDHMKAMEERKLLQSFLAKSQEGLPPRTMKDSYIEVLLPLGSQPELREKYLTVQNTIRFGRILEDLDSLGVLICYMHTRVHAAKMSPLSIVTALVDKIDMCKTSLSPEQDIKFSGHVSWVGKTSMEVKMQMFQLHGNEFCPVLDATFVMVARDSENKGPAFVNPLIPESPEEEELFRQGELNKGRRVTFSATSLLKMAPSAEERTTIHEMFLNTLDPKTVSFRSRILPPNAVWMENSKLKSLEVCHPQERNIFNRIFGGFLMRKAYELGWATACNFGGSRPFVVAVDDIMFQKPVEVGSLLFLSSQVCFTKDNYIQVRVHSEVASLESKEHMTTNVFHFTFMSEKEVPLVFPRTYGESMLYLDGKRHFNSMSVPVKLRKDCSEAP from the exons GCTTTGTGCCTTGAACAGGGAGCTGCTTATTCCTGGCAGAGGACTGACTCAAGGATCCCAGaatccagagaaacagagagtcTTCCATATGCATGAAG CATGTTCACCTATACATGTGAATCACGGTGTGTGTG ttcgtGATAAGTTGCGGGAGATAGTAGGAGTATCCACAAACTGGAG AGACCATATGAAAGcaatggaggaaagaaaattacttcAGAGTTTTTTGGCTAAGTCGCAGGAAGGACTACCACCCAGGACAATGAAAGACAGTTATATTGAGGTTCTCTTGCCTTTGGGTAGTCAGCCTGAATTACGAGAGAAGTATTTGACTGTTCAAAACACCATAAG aTTTGGCAGGATTCTTGAGGACCTTGACAGCTTAGGAG TTCTTATTTGCTACATGCACACCAGAGTTCATGCAGCTAAGATGTCTCCTTTGTCAATAGTTACAGCCCTGGTGGACAAGATTG ATATGTGTAAGACGAGCTTAAGCCCAGAACAGGACATTAAGTTCAGTGGCCATGTTAGCTGGGTTGGGAAGACATCCATGGAAGTGAAGATGCAAATGTTTCAG TTACATGGCAATGAATTTTGTCCTGTTTTGGATGCAACATTTGTAATGGTGGCTCGTGATTCTGAAAATAAAGG gcCGGCATTTGTAAATCCACTCATCCCTGAAAGCCCAGAGGAAGAAGAGCTCTTTAGACAAGGAGAAt TGAACAAGGGGAGAAGGGTGACCTTCAGTGCCACGTCATTACTGAAAATGGCTCCCAGTGCTGAGGAGAGGACTACCATACATGAGATGTTTCTAAACACGCTGGATCCGAA GACCGTAAGTTTTCGAAGTCGAATTTTGCCCCCTAATGCAGTGTGGATGGAGAATTCAAAACTGAAGAGCTTGGAAGTGTGCCACCCTCAG GAGCGCAACATTTTTAATCGTATCTTTGGTGGTTTCCTTATGAGGAAAGCATATGAACTTGGATGGGCTACTGCTTGTAACTTTGG TGGCTCCCGACCGTTTGTTGTAGCCGTGGATGATATCATGTTTCAGAAGCCTGTAGAGGTTGGATCATTGCTGTTCCTTTCTTCACAG GTTTGCTTTACTAAGGACAATTACATTCAAGTCAGAGTACATAGTGAAGTGGCCTCTCTTGAGAGTAAAGAGCATATGACCACCAATGTCTTTCATTTCACATTCATGTCGGAAAAAGAAGTGCCCTTGGTTTTCCCTAGAACATATGGAG aGTCCATGTTGTATTTAGATGGGAAGCGGCATTTCAATTCCATGAGCGTACCGGTTAAGCTGAGAAAGGACTGCTCTGAGGCGCCCTAG
- the ACOT9 gene encoding acyl-coenzyme A thioesterase 9, mitochondrial isoform X3, with product MGAAAGAACHPRRPRAPTPSSEAPPPGGRSARVRSWGAGLVPRLRSRSPALGSLDFPPPPRPARVARVSDRARSRLWSAMRRLALRLCALNRELLIPGRGLTQGSQNPEKQRVFHMHEVRDKLREIVGVSTNWRDHMKAMEERKLLQSFLAKSQEGLPPRTMKDSYIEVLLPLGSQPELREKYLTVQNTIRFGRILEDLDSLGVLICYMHTRVHAAKMSPLSIVTALVDKIDMCKTSLSPEQDIKFSGHVSWVGKTSMEVKMQMFQLHGNEFCPVLDATFVMVARDSENKGPAFVNPLIPESPEEEELFRQGELNKGRRVTFSATSLLKMAPSAEERTTIHEMFLNTLDPKTVSFRSRILPPNAVWMENSKLKSLEVCHPQERNIFNRIFGGFLMRKAYELGWATACNFGGSRPFVVAVDDIMFQKPVEVGSLLFLSSQVCFTKDNYIQVRVHSEVASLESKEHMTTNVFHFTFMSEKEVPLVFPRTYGESMLYLDGKRHFNSMSVPVKLRKDCSEAP from the exons ATGGGAGCGGCTGCAGGCGCCGCGTGCCACCCCCGGCGGCCGCGAGCCCCCACCCCGAGCAGCGAGGCTCCGCCCCCGGGCGGCCGCTCTGCGAGGGTGCGGTCGTGGGGAGCAGGTCTGGTCCCGCGCTTGCGCTCGCGCTCTCCGGCTCTCGGTTCCCTCgacttccccccgcccccccggccggCTCGCGTGGCCCGGGTCTCGGATCGCGCGCGCTCGCGGCTGTGGAGCGCCATGAGGCGGCTGGCGCTGCG GCTTTGTGCCTTGAACAGGGAGCTGCTTATTCCTGGCAGAGGACTGACTCAAGGATCCCAGaatccagagaaacagagagtcTTCCATATGCATGAAG ttcgtGATAAGTTGCGGGAGATAGTAGGAGTATCCACAAACTGGAG AGACCATATGAAAGcaatggaggaaagaaaattacttcAGAGTTTTTTGGCTAAGTCGCAGGAAGGACTACCACCCAGGACAATGAAAGACAGTTATATTGAGGTTCTCTTGCCTTTGGGTAGTCAGCCTGAATTACGAGAGAAGTATTTGACTGTTCAAAACACCATAAG aTTTGGCAGGATTCTTGAGGACCTTGACAGCTTAGGAG TTCTTATTTGCTACATGCACACCAGAGTTCATGCAGCTAAGATGTCTCCTTTGTCAATAGTTACAGCCCTGGTGGACAAGATTG ATATGTGTAAGACGAGCTTAAGCCCAGAACAGGACATTAAGTTCAGTGGCCATGTTAGCTGGGTTGGGAAGACATCCATGGAAGTGAAGATGCAAATGTTTCAG TTACATGGCAATGAATTTTGTCCTGTTTTGGATGCAACATTTGTAATGGTGGCTCGTGATTCTGAAAATAAAGG gcCGGCATTTGTAAATCCACTCATCCCTGAAAGCCCAGAGGAAGAAGAGCTCTTTAGACAAGGAGAAt TGAACAAGGGGAGAAGGGTGACCTTCAGTGCCACGTCATTACTGAAAATGGCTCCCAGTGCTGAGGAGAGGACTACCATACATGAGATGTTTCTAAACACGCTGGATCCGAA GACCGTAAGTTTTCGAAGTCGAATTTTGCCCCCTAATGCAGTGTGGATGGAGAATTCAAAACTGAAGAGCTTGGAAGTGTGCCACCCTCAG GAGCGCAACATTTTTAATCGTATCTTTGGTGGTTTCCTTATGAGGAAAGCATATGAACTTGGATGGGCTACTGCTTGTAACTTTGG TGGCTCCCGACCGTTTGTTGTAGCCGTGGATGATATCATGTTTCAGAAGCCTGTAGAGGTTGGATCATTGCTGTTCCTTTCTTCACAG GTTTGCTTTACTAAGGACAATTACATTCAAGTCAGAGTACATAGTGAAGTGGCCTCTCTTGAGAGTAAAGAGCATATGACCACCAATGTCTTTCATTTCACATTCATGTCGGAAAAAGAAGTGCCCTTGGTTTTCCCTAGAACATATGGAG aGTCCATGTTGTATTTAGATGGGAAGCGGCATTTCAATTCCATGAGCGTACCGGTTAAGCTGAGAAAGGACTGCTCTGAGGCGCCCTAG